In Brachypodium distachyon strain Bd21 chromosome 5, Brachypodium_distachyon_v3.0, whole genome shotgun sequence, the genomic window ATGGACTGGGGGATGGAGCGAGTATTCTCTAATCGATGGCACCTTCAACTGCATCACTGCTAAGTATCCAGGTGAACCAGGGGTGGGTTCTGGAAGGCCGCAGACTTGGGTGCTTCCAAGCTTGTTCTGCAACTGAGATTAAATGGAATCATGCACAAAGGTAATGATTCTTGTTTGAAAGGTTTCATCAGAACTTGCAAAGCATATATGCTCAGCTGTCATAAATTTTTTATTGTTGATGTCATTTAGATAGTATGCACTTGTTGTTTGATTGCCAAGGCATCCTGTTTGCTCTAGTGTCAAGAATATCCTCAGTTTGCTGCTCTGAAGGTGCCAGATCCAAAGTTGTGTGCAACTGTATTTGTGACAAAGTTGTCATGTGTATttgtgaaaaaataaataagtacGTAGAGTAATCACCCGAAAATACCAATTCTACAGCCATCTATCATCCATTGACAATATATAACTCTATATTCTAGCATATCGGAATGGTGATTTCATACATATAACTGGTATCAGAAACTGCGTTGTTTGCTGATGCATATAGCAGGAAATAGATTGGTGGTGCAGAATACAGCCTACCATGCGCTAATGGTTGTTTTAAGTTTCTCTGAATGACTTTGAATCTGTGATTGTTTCATGCCCTtgtcaaatactccctccgatccataaaaagtgtcgtccacttagtacaaaatttgtactaacttagtacaaaatgggcgacacttttatggatcggagggagtatgtattaCCTGCATTGGCAGTACTCTCGCAGCTTTGTCTGTCGTCTGCTACAATTGCTAGTTTGCAACAACATGCATTCTCTCCTTCTACTACTAGTATTTAGCTTGTTAACATAAACAAGGCATGCTATGCAAGGCTTGGGGCTTTTCCAATTGCCTAAAAATGCAACAACTGTATATTAATCGCGGTTATTAAAATAATGTTGTTTGCTGGGAGAAATATATAATGTTTTTTAATAAACTTATAGAACTGATGCCaccttttttgttgttgcaggaACCTGATTTTAATAAAGAATCATTGCAATTAGCTTTTTTTGCTGTTTCCTTGCAGTATTTGAGAAATAACTGGGCAAGGGACTTATTAGTGCAGTCTGGTGTTAGCTGTTCTCTGTGGCTACCAGCAACAACTTATTATGAAGCCGAAGTGGTGTTCTTGCATATTGCCATGGTTCAGTGACAATGCATTAAAGAATCATGTTCCATTTGAGATTTTGGGTCTTGTTAGAATTGCTATTTCACAACATATACTTTAGGGATGATTTTGATTTGCCTCCAAGGATGGAGAATGGTTATACTAATAATGTTTTCATGTTATGTTAAATTGTTTGTTACAGCTTAACTACTTGTTTAATTTTATGTTTTTCCCACTTTATTGAGTAAGCTCAAGTCATGTTCTTTACCTTGACCAACTATAGCAGTGATAGATAACGGTTTTCCAAACTCCATTGGATGTGAACATGGTATGGATTTTCCACACTAATAGTTCTTCAATATTCTTGTGGTGTTCAAATAGGGCATGAAAAATCTGCATTCCGATATGGTTTCTATATTTCCATCATCCGAGTTTAGTAGATAATGTAATCaggtgcatgtgttctttccAGATTATTCTTTAACTCCAGATATTCCTTACTAATCTTAGTTCATCAAATTAAATTATTCGCTCCTACGTGCGAGTACTAGACTTTTGTGATCTCAAGGGCAAAAACTACAAAAACTACCCTGGCATCCAAATTCAACTGAATTGAAAATATCTTTGCTTCGAATATATATGTGatccaaaattgaaaatatattttctcaATAAATAGTTCATTAATCTAATTGTATGtgattatatatttattttctgtagAAGGAACAAGGATCTTCATTAAACAATTACAACATTACATAAAACCCCtaacaaaataagaaaatatatTCATGGCAATCAGATCTGTGGGAAAATCTGTCTTCTTCCACCAGCACGAGTTGATGACACGTCGTTGCTACAGCCTGACGTTGTTGTTTGCTGATAAAAAGTCATCAACACCATGTTTCACGAGAACCAACATCCTGAAGACGAAGTCGTCGTCGAGGTGGCTTGAAGCTCGCGAACCTGATGCCAATGCTCGGAGGAACAACACCTGCCGCCCGCCGGGCACACAGTCATGTACCTGCATAAGATCTTCGCCGTTTGCGTCGACGCTCTAGAATGTGGCACTGAGACGGGGTCGAAGACCAAGAACAAAATCACTGGAATTAGCGTCTTCGGGATGGAACCGAGGCAGGAGGAACTTATTCAGAACCATCCATGAGGTCATCGTCTTCTCAACAGCCAAAACGAAAAAAAGGACCATTCGCCTCAAAATACGGATAGATATGATGTTTCTCCTGCCTCATGGTGCCAGAACGAAACTATACTACGCATACGATCCTTAGGTGTCCGATGACTGTACGACTCGTGATCTGACGGCAGCCTTAGCTATGCGCCTGCACATGAATGGTTTGATCTGAGTGTATAAAAACCGGACAAAATGTGTGGTATGCATAGCATCATTGGTGCCAGAATGGCCATCGGAGGTGGGTAACCAGTTGGAGGCCCGCGCTAGAGAGTGGGGGCAGCTAGGACAGATGGGGTTCTATTTCGGCGGAAAACTCGTATTCCTCGGTCCAACCaaggatgtcttaactttgattaaatttgaatgcatctatacactaagtcatgtttagatacatccaaattttgacaaacttgagacatcttttgttggacggaggaagtatgtactttctccttttcataattcttgtcccaaatttgttcaaaatggatgtatctgttcctaaaaaacgtttagatacatgtaatatttcgacaagaattatgaaatgaaGGAAGTacttatctttatctttacacttataaagattcGAGTTGGTGATCGTCAATTCATCTATGGAGACTACACCCTAGTTTGTTAGATAATCACTTGATTGTAGCCCATTCAATGTGATGTAGCTATGTATCAAGATCTCGTTTTGTAGTTGATTTGGTTTGAGGTATACTTTTAAGATACTAATTGTTGtctcaaataaatattttgagataattcttatttagcataaaattaaaaaatatgagcacacataagtatttaaaacaACTCGCAACGCACGTGCATTTTGCTAGTGTTACACAAAATTGATGAGCAGGTTCAACTTAAAGCAATTCCACAAAGTTGCGTTCCAATTACTATTATCAAAAATTTACACACAGTAAATACAACCAAATTTAACTGGACTGACCAAAATATTTGTATATTTTGATAGGAGGTACGGAGTAGCATCGAACAACAGCAGCTACAAACTCTCTTTGTCTGACAGCAGCCACAAACTCTGTCTTGGTCATAGGGATTCCATTTCCAATTATTTTACGCCGTACAGGCTGTTGTATTTAATGAATATCGGAGATCAATTGAAACCTGCATCGACCATTAGGAATTCACTTCCGACAAATCATGCTGGTTGCAACTTGTGACAACACCAGCTCCCGTGCTAGGGAAATGACAGCCTATCGCCAACTAAGAACAAATTTAACCATGAATTCCCAAGCTGACGGAAGTACCAACCAAGATTGTGCGTTACCAATGAATGACGTTCGCCTGTACAATCAGGTCGAACTTTGCTTGTACCTGGACTTCTAGAGCCTAGAGGTAGTAGATCACTAGATCGGCTCTTGGTGTGAAGAATAGATGAAATGGTCTAAAGGAGTCCAGAGTTCAGGCGGAAGAGAGTTCTCAGAAGTCAGAACACCGATAACTGACATATCATAGCAGAGTATCTGAGCACAGAGCGCACAACAACGGACAATTTGCAGGGGAAAGGTAATCTCTTCGCAAATATAAAAGGATTCAGTACCCTAAGGTCTACATTCAGAATATTCATTTGAGCCAACAACACAATCAGGACGGAAATAAATTCCATCAGACTATAGCACGGATATATATTGGCTTGTGGTAGAGTTTATTATCGTAGCACAACTGCTGCATTTCTCAAGGCCAGATATCTCTGGACATATTCGTCAGGAAGCATTCTGATTTGCTTGAACACCTCTGGATCAGAATAACGCAGTTTTGTCCTTGGATCTGCATATGGTGCCTGCATGGAGATTTATTAGAGGTAAAAGATCAGAACTCCTTGACAGAAGCACAAGAGATAGCACCAAATGTACAATCAGCCACCAAAGTGCTTTGTCGGACAATACATCAGCTAGTGCCACTACGGGCTAGTGCTGCTCTGTATATGTAAGCAGCGATGACATGTGTGCAGCAATAATCAAGTCATGGGCAGACAGCAAACATGCTTAAACTGGTTATGAAATGCATGCTTAAATTTGGAAAGCTCATGCGGAGCGAAAGTGCAAATTCTTCGTGTGGATGATGCTCCATGGGAAAATGCTCACGGCCGATAATCTTGCTGCAAGAGGCTGGGATCATGAGGACCTTTGTGTGCTCTGTAATGAAGCCCCATTGATCATCTTTGCAGAACCTGCCCTTTCACTAGGAAGTTTTGGGATTGGGTTAGGCTCTGGTTTGGGGATCCTCCATCCAGAATCAGCACTGCCTCCTCCATCGACGAATGGTGGGAGCTTGATAGAGCTACGCTCAGTGAAACCAGGAAGCGAGATTTTGACGGCCTTATCATTTATACCTTCTGGAGCGTGTGGAAAGAGAGAAATCGTCGTATTTTTCAACATCAAGCTAAGGATGAGGAGAGTGTTGCTTTTGCCTGTCGTGAGAAATTTCAAGAGTTTAGGGCGGCCACGAGGCCGAAAGTTGTTGTTGCGCAAGCGATTGAGTGAGTAGTACATGTTGTATGGGGTTTCTTCTTGCTTTGACCATTTAACCAAAGCTTGATGTACTCTTTCTCTTCTTAATTGAACAGCAGAGCTCCTGccattttcctcaaaaaaaaatgcatgcagTTCTTACTAGGGACACAAATTTTATAAACACAAGTTTGAGCGACTTGTTTTGTCTTCTCTAgttccatttctttttctatttcttgCCAACACCTACATCATCTAGATTACAGTACTCTAGGAAAATCCAGGCTGATAAGGATGGCTAGTGGAGGGCCCTCGTTCATTTTTTGTCACTTTCGCTGTCTGCAAGGCCTGAGTCCAACCAATAGGACAACTGGACAACTAGGGCTGGATGATCTTGAAAAATGAGACCATTAAGTTGGTTCATTTATTTAGGATAGCTTGACttgggcaaaaaaaaagtgaataTAGATGTCAGCAGATTGATGTTCAAATTGTTCATGCGTTATTAACAGCATAGAGTTCTAGACGTCAAGTGGAGCTTATGACCCATGAGACTGGTATTTGCTACCCCCGGACAGCCCTATAGGCATCCATCACATGTTGTGCATTGAGATTCTAGATCTAACTGAGTTCATGCTTTGGGGATCAAGTAGCCCACAAACTCAAGAAACACATACTTAACGCCATAAACACATTTAAGTGATGCACTTTGGCCCAAAAACGCTTTGAAAGGGACAGATTCCACCATGTGGGGTTCGACATCGGCGAGAAACAGGCAGCGCCGGGCTTGTGGATGTGCCACCCCACGTGGTGCGCGAACTCCAGCATGCGGTCCTTCTGCTCCAGCGTGAACATGGTACGTAACCGCTTCTTCCCCGGGGCTGATGGAACTGAGTATGCCGCCTATGCGTGCGGTGGAGGGTCTGCTGCGGCGGGTACAGCTCCTAGCTTGATAACCTGGTCAACGCGGCAAGGGCGGACAACAGCAACGACTTCAGGATGAGCATGACTGGGCACTTCTGCATGCAGACGGGGCCGAGAGCAGATGCCTGAGCAGGGAGGAGTTGCCACTTTCCACTGCCCAACGGCGGGGGCACCATGACGGAGGATggggaaggtgatggccaatGGCAAACCAGTGGAAACGATGACCACCGGCTTGCAGCAGTGGAAGCTGCAGTGGCAGCCACATGCAACACaggctagggttagggattGGGTGGGGAATGTCCTTTACGAAGCATTTTTTTGACCAAAGTGTATCACTTAAACGAGTTTATGGTGTTATTAAGCGTATGTTTTTTGAGCTCGTGGACTTAAAGTGTTCATTTCATCCGAGTTTGTGAACCTATGGTGTATTACACTCGTGAACTAGTCCATATCTAGCTTGCAATGATCAACTCTAATTTAGATTTGGCTTTATTAAGTTGTACGTGTGCTACAGAGATGACTAGATGAGGGTCAGGCTGTTTTTACCTAGGGCTAGCAACATGTTACCTTATAGgtatttattatttatttacaGTAGCTTATTTAATTCACAAGTTGAACTCATTTGTATAGTATTCTGTTACAGCAGCACAAACTGTAGTTACCTATGTGAATACAAAaaacagaaggaaaaaatAGTTTGATAATGAAATATTTACTCAACATTTTCAAAATAGGCCATAAGAAAAGCAATCATGCAAGCTGGATTTTAATTCCAAACCAATGCTATTGAATATCTGCAATTCCAGCAAGTTGAGTCAAAACGCATTTGTATCGCCAGTACAATCCAATGGTAACAATAATCAGAATTTTAACTGATCAGCACAAAATCAAATCTGAGAAACATTACAAAAGTAGTTTAGTCAATAGTTCTGAACAATGCAGCAAACTCCCACAAAAGaagttaaaaaagaaaaatggagtGACGTGGGTAGAAACAATGTTGACTTAGAGCTCCCAGTGGATAATCTATACTACCAGCCATGCTTAAATTCTTTGGGCAGCAATTGTTTTACAGTGTTTCAATTCACCAAATACGATCAAGTTTCAGTAAACCCCATAATTGCAGCAAATACAGAACAGCGTATTGTGGCCTAGTTCTTTTGAACATAATAACTAGCTTCGACTTTCAACTAACCATTTAGAAACATTCAAGGATATGTAAGTCGACAGGGGGAATTTATACAGAGGTGAACTTACCTCAAAACCTGTAATGTCACAGTATCTCTTTGGTGGATAAATGGATGGGGGTGACTGAATATTCAAATCTGCATAAAACACAATACTGTAAACATTATATTTGGCACAATTTGCTCTAAAAACTACAGTGCAGACTAAATGAAATTACATGTAGACAACTGGACACACTAACAACTTATTTTCACTAATGCCTCGTTAGTTTTTTACTATCCAGATTTATACTTGTAACGAGATAAGAGGTGAATGCTAAGTAATTTAAAAGGCAGTAATATCAAACACATAACCAGCAGCCTATCATTTCTATTAGCATGGCATTCTATCAAGCACAAGTGCACACTCTTATTCTACAGAAATTACTCtacaaattgaaaaacaaaatatgtttCGAGAATAAGTTTGTGTATCTAACCCGAATTGTAggtttgtattttatttttaagaaGAAGGGGCAGTCCAATCACTGCTACAGTATTTGTTAGCACCAACAAGCAGCACAATGTTCAGGAATATGCCCAGAGGGGAACCCTAGGGTGGCGTTGTCAACAAtatatttccaaaaaaaaatttgatggGAAATATATTTCCAATTCTCAATAGCTAGCCAACAAAATCTTCTAGGCCTAAAGGGGGATTGCCCTCATAGACATctacaattaattaatttgcagGCAAGATTACCCTCATAGACATCAACAGAGCTGGAAGAGAGCAGGAATTAAGCGGCAGGAAGAGGCGCTCACAGTTGGGGCGGTCCGGAGGAAGCGAGGAGCCGTCGGCGGcctggaggaggtggcggaggtGCTTCCACTGGCGGCCACGGGACTGGCCCTTGGGGTACTTGTCCGCCGTCTGCACCTTCTTGAACGCCAGCGTCGGCGCCAGCAGCATCTCAGTCCGCTGTATCTCCGACTCCATGATCTCCCCTCGCTTCTACTCCACGATTCGGAGGGGCTCGGACTTGCCGGCTTGCGCGCCTACGCCGATGGGCTCTAGGGTTCGAATCGAGAGTTCGAGACGGCGCCCCCTTACCGGCCAGCCAGCGGCTTCTTCAGAAGTTGCGGTCGGGGGACTCTGGGCAATGGCATCACCATGGTCCATGGGAAGAGCAGGCCTCGTGGTAAACGTTTTTGGCCGTCCGATCGATCCAGCCACATCGGACGGCTGGGCATCGCCCCTTTTCTGGTGTTGTCCTTCCCCGGCCGAGTACCGACGGCATTGGCTCCGGCCGCCCTGTGCACCGTCGAGGACGCCTGGTCCCTCTCGCAGAGTGTCGCTCCGGATAGCACAGCTGCGGTATGCCCGATATTTTTTACCATAACCGTATGATTCCAAATCGCGCAGTCATCGCCAACTGGTGGTCCGCCGATTATCCAGACCCAGTCGTCTTGCTAGGGGTCGGCGTATTTATACTACGGGAACCATGAAATCGACAATCAACGGAGGCTGCTTCTTGCTGCTGGTCCGGAAACGCCTCAAGCTTCGGGCTTGCGCCGGGTGCTGATCCCATGGTACTTACACCTGTTGCTTCCTGGTCGATATGTGTTTCATTTTGCTGTTGATCGGTTCCAAGAACAGGCTGAATTCTCAGTCTTGTAATAGTGGTCGAGCTGTTTGGTTTTTTagctattttctgtttttgccaTCCCGTAGGATGATAACGACTGTCGTTTATGCTTCGACGTCTATTGTAAGCGAGACGTTGTTTCATTTTCATGAGAAATGGAACGGCGCGAAGGACCTTTGGCTCTAAAAAATCGACAATCTCGGTTAGCTCATCAACATTGAAAAGGCAAATTTACCTTGATCAATTTGGTTTTAATCCACAGATACCCGAGGCAAATACTGCAGGATGCAATCATCTAATCCTTGGTTCTAGTAGTATGGAGGTGATGGAAGTCGTAAATAAAGGTGGCAAATTGGCGAGGTTTGGTGCTACGGTATATGATGATTGCTATTTTCTCTCAGCTAACTATACTAAAATTTTATTTATCCACTTTCCTTGTGAAGCTAATGTAATTGCCCGTGAAGCTAACGTAGTTGCCCATGAGTTAGCTCAATTAGCTAGATTATATCTCCTCCgcttgtttggttggagaACCCCTGGTAGTATTGTATCTCATATCCTACACGTCGTAACCATTATAGGCCATGAATAAGGAGGTATTTTATTTGGTAAAAAAACCgatataaaatgaaaataatagtAGAAAAAAGGCCAACTTCAGCAACCTTATTAGCATCACAAGCGCAGTTTCACACACTCGTGTCATGTTCAACTATGGTGCATCGAGCCAGTGCATAAGCGGAGAGCCCTTTCAATCTTTCAATGCCTAAGAGAGAGGCCTGATCAGAAGATGGATGCCCTTTCTTACAAGCTACACGTAGCCTCTTTCCACTAGCAAGGTGGGGTAAAGTCATTGGCAACGCCTAGTATCTTAACATTACTCCTCTCAGAGTTCGCGACCGAGAGTCTTCTGTCCCGACCCGACTCCCGTTGCCTCCAAGTTCAACCCTAGCCGCTACCCACTATAAGACATGTATCCAACAATCTTGAGTTCGCGACCGACGGGCCCCTTTCTCCCTCTCCTACTCTGCCGAAGCGAATTCTTGATTTTTGACTTTTATAGAAAACGGACCAGTCAACAAAatcaataaaataaatttcTTATTACCCAATTCGGTTCGGCTTAATCGAATGCCCGTGCCTATGCCTTGTTTTTAGTTGCTTTTATTGgatattttttaagaatataaATCTTACCATCTTCGAACAAAAACTAGGTAAGCTTTACCCTTTGAGTGCGTTGAACCCATTTGCATCAATATTATGGTATTTATGCATTAGTTACTTGTTCCTTCTAAATATACGAGACCAACTTTAAATTAAATGCTAAAGTTTAACTACTAACAAACAAATAAGAGCATGCGTGCATAAAACTTATACCGTTATAAGATAGTTTTGATATAAATCTGGCGATAACACTTTTGTGTCACAACCTCACACTATTAATCTAATCCTTGGTTAAAGTTTGGCATAAGATTCCGTGTTAGCTTTATAGTTTATGGAACACTACTACACAATACCCCTTCCATGAACTCTCACaaaaaatcaccgccactggtgaggtcaccagtggcggtcattttcatgaaaaaaaatcacagccACTAGTGACCTCTTAGAACAGCCACTGTTGACCCCCCACCTAACAGTGGCTGTCCTAAACCTGAACCCGCCACTCACTACTAGAAATCACAAATTTCCCTAGGGTAGATGTGTTTCCCTAGATCCGATTTTAGTTACTCTAGGTAAAGTAAAGGTGCAAATAGTGTAACTCTAGGTAAAGAAAATTTGgatccaaaaataaatatgaagtAAACTTTACCTTGAGTTTATTTGACCCCTAGGTAAAGAATGCCTCCTGgctgagaaaaaaaagctcATGGCGGGCAATTTGCTTCTCTTTTCCGGTCCATCCTGCTCTTTTTCCCTATCACGCGCGCGATGCTTTGCACGGGGCGCGCGACGCTTTGCACGGGCCCAGTCGACAGCGAGAGAGTCGAGCGAAAATTTTCTGTTATGTGGAGAAGGACCTGCTCGGGATAATCTTCTCCCCTCGATTTGcttctctttcccctctcgcagccctcctcctcttgctaTACCCACGCCGCCCCACCCTCCCTGGCcagcgccgccctcctcctcttgctaTACCCACACCGCCCCACCCTCCCCGACCAGCCCCGCCCTCCCCCGCCCGCCGTACCAGCGCTGCGCCGCTGTTCCCCTCTGTCTCCGCCCCTCCCCGCCATATCAGCGCCGCCGAGAACTGCCTCCTCCGCTGTCAAGATGGGCGTGCCGCCTGCGAGGATGCGGTCGCGGTGACCGTTTCTGGAGGGATTCGCCGAGGAATCTTGGCAGCAGCGGGCTCCCTGTGGTGGCTGCCCCTTGACCATCCCCCTTCTGGTTCGTGCTCTCTCATCTCAATTTTCTCCGgcgctctctccctccctctctaaTTTCTAATTTTATTTGCTATGTGTCATGATCTATGTGTCTTTGTAATGATTTCAGTCGATAGATTTGGTTGTCTGAAGCAACGATTTGCTTTTGCTGGCTGTGATATATCATGATTTGTGAAATCATGAAGTTTTTTATCAATTGATATAGTTCCGTCTGCTACATGTGTTATCTAAATATCCTATAAATTGAAGGAGCGTTGTTTGTGTGGCACATGCTCAGTGGCAGACCTAGAATTTGGTCATGACGGGGGCAAAATTTCAATGGTTAAAGTATATAACTAATTTATTGATGTTCTTGTATGTATTTTGAAGGAGCAATTGTGTGAAGCCTGCTGTTCAGAAGTAAATGTTTTGAAAGGTTGGTGTTTCTGAAGCTTGCTGTTCAGAGGTATGTATAATATAGATACGACCAAGTGCAGTACTAATTATAGCATTATTTTGCTTTGTCTAATTAATTTGTACATCGATTCTTTTCAGAGAAATACAAGTTTTTGCTGGCCAGATTGAAGGAATAAATAACAAACT contains:
- the LOC100844240 gene encoding INO80 complex subunit C, with protein sequence MESEIQRTEMLLAPTLAFKKVQTADKYPKGQSRGRQWKHLRHLLQAADGSSLPPDRPNYLNIQSPPSIYPPKRYCDITGFEAPYADPRTKLRYSDPEVFKQIRMLPDEYVQRYLALRNAAVVLR